In one window of Sphingomonas glaciei DNA:
- a CDS encoding methylenetetrahydrofolate reductase yields the protein MASSGRKQAGIDPLALLDHWSIEITAKDVDDLVRAAPLIPEGTKIPVTFLPNETFDARVAAAATVRRLGFIPIPHLSARRIHSREELEGFLSALQREAAIDHAFVVAGDPPEPMGPFADALALIQSDLLAAHGVTRVGISGYPEGHPEIGSEKLWDAGRDKRLALQERGHDFAIVTQFSFDAGPVLEWIARQRAEGINALIRVGVPGPASVKTLLRFAARCGVGASAKVMSRYGLSMTRLLGTAGPDRLIEDLAAGLEPAIHGDVRLHFYPFGGIESTAAWIRGYGKRRG from the coding sequence ATGGCGTCGTCAGGTCGCAAGCAAGCGGGTATCGATCCCCTGGCGCTGCTCGATCACTGGTCCATCGAGATCACCGCCAAAGACGTCGACGACCTGGTCCGCGCGGCGCCCCTCATTCCGGAGGGGACCAAGATCCCGGTCACCTTTCTGCCGAACGAAACCTTTGACGCCAGGGTCGCGGCGGCGGCGACGGTCCGCCGCCTGGGTTTCATCCCCATCCCCCACCTCTCCGCCCGCCGCATCCATTCGCGCGAGGAGCTGGAGGGCTTTCTGTCAGCGCTGCAGCGCGAGGCCGCGATCGATCACGCCTTCGTGGTCGCGGGCGATCCGCCCGAGCCGATGGGCCCGTTCGCCGACGCACTGGCGCTGATTCAGTCCGACCTGCTCGCCGCGCATGGTGTGACCCGGGTCGGCATTTCCGGCTATCCCGAAGGACATCCGGAAATCGGTAGCGAGAAATTGTGGGACGCTGGCCGCGACAAGCGGCTTGCGCTGCAGGAACGCGGCCATGACTTCGCCATCGTCACCCAGTTCAGCTTCGACGCTGGGCCGGTGCTGGAGTGGATCGCCCGCCAGCGAGCGGAAGGGATCAATGCCCTGATCCGGGTCGGCGTGCCGGGACCGGCCAGCGTCAAGACGTTGCTCCGCTTCGCCGCGCGCTGCGGGGTCGGTGCGTCGGCCAAGGTGATGAGCCGCTACGGCCTGTCGATGACCCGGCTGCTCGGCACCGCCGGGCCCGACCGGCTGATCGAGGACCTCGCCGCCGGTCTCGAACCCGCGATCCACGGCGATGTCCGGCTGCACTTCTACCCGTTCGGCGGGATCGAAAGCACCGCCGCCTGGATCCGCGGCTATGGGAAGCGTCGCGGCTGA
- the ligM gene encoding vanillate/3-O-methylgallate O-demethylase gives MATNLEQVLQGAGNPVEMLRNSQLGAYVYPVVAAEFHNWRSEQWAWQHSAVLFDQSHHMVDLFIRGKDALRLISDTAINSTKNFRINQAKQYVPTTPYGHVIGDGILFYLAEEEFVYVGRAPAANWLMFHAETGGYDVEIVKDDRSPSRPMGKPVRRINWRFQIQGPNAWSVIEKLHGGPLEQLKFFNMSEMNIAGHKVRTLRHGMSGAPGLEIWGPYEEQEEIRSAILEAGKEFGIVPCGSRAYPSNTLESGWIPSPLPAIYTGEKLRSYREWLGDDSYEATGSIGGSFVSENIEDYYLNPWELGYGPFVKFDHDFHGREALEQVDPAAQRRKVTLAWNPEDMAAIFRSMFEPDGTPYKFFDLPLANYASSNYDEVRDASGKPVGLSMFTGYSYNEKTALSLATVDPSVEIGSEVTVTWGEPDGGTRKTTVEPHQQIKVRATVSPVPYSRVARETYQQGWRTETVA, from the coding sequence ATGGCGACGAATCTGGAACAAGTTCTTCAGGGTGCCGGCAACCCGGTCGAGATGCTGCGCAATTCGCAGCTTGGTGCCTATGTCTATCCGGTCGTCGCGGCCGAATTTCACAACTGGCGGTCGGAGCAATGGGCGTGGCAGCATAGCGCCGTCCTGTTCGACCAGTCGCACCACATGGTCGACCTGTTCATCCGCGGAAAGGATGCGCTGCGGCTGATCAGCGATACCGCGATCAACTCGACCAAGAACTTTCGCATCAACCAAGCCAAGCAATATGTGCCGACGACGCCGTATGGGCACGTCATCGGCGACGGCATCCTGTTCTACCTGGCGGAAGAAGAGTTCGTGTACGTCGGCCGGGCGCCGGCAGCGAACTGGCTGATGTTCCACGCTGAAACCGGCGGCTACGACGTCGAGATCGTCAAGGACGACCGCAGCCCGTCGCGGCCCATGGGCAAGCCGGTCAGGCGCATCAACTGGCGCTTCCAGATCCAGGGGCCGAATGCCTGGTCGGTGATCGAAAAGTTGCACGGCGGACCGCTCGAGCAGCTCAAGTTCTTCAACATGAGCGAGATGAACATCGCCGGTCACAAGGTGCGCACATTGCGCCATGGCATGTCGGGCGCGCCGGGGCTTGAGATCTGGGGGCCGTACGAGGAGCAGGAGGAAATCCGCTCGGCGATCCTCGAGGCCGGCAAGGAGTTCGGCATCGTGCCGTGCGGCAGCCGCGCCTATCCGTCGAATACGCTCGAATCCGGGTGGATCCCCTCGCCGCTGCCGGCGATCTACACCGGCGAGAAATTGCGGAGCTATCGCGAGTGGCTTGGCGACGACAGCTACGAGGCGACCGGGTCGATCGGCGGCAGCTTCGTTTCCGAGAATATCGAGGATTATTACCTCAACCCGTGGGAGCTCGGCTATGGGCCGTTCGTCAAGTTCGACCACGATTTCCACGGCCGCGAGGCGCTGGAGCAGGTCGATCCCGCGGCGCAGCGCCGCAAGGTGACTCTGGCCTGGAACCCCGAGGACATGGCGGCGATCTTCCGCTCGATGTTCGAGCCCGACGGGACGCCCTACAAGTTCTTCGACCTGCCGCTCGCCAACTATGCCTCGTCCAATTACGATGAGGTGCGCGATGCTTCGGGCAAGCCGGTCGGCCTGTCGATGTTCACCGGCTACAGCTACAACGAGAAGACCGCGCTTAGCCTTGCGACGGTCGACCCGTCGGTCGAGATCGGCAGCGAAGTGACCGTGACCTGGGGCGAGCCCGATGGCGGCACGCGCAAGACCACCGTCGAACCGCACCAGCAGATCAAGGTTCGCGCGACGGTCAGCCCGGTGCCCTATTCGCGAGTGGCGCGCGAGACCTACCAGCAGGGTTGGCGGACCGAGACGGTCGCCTGA
- a CDS encoding MarR family winged helix-turn-helix transcriptional regulator has translation MSDAVTLPEGLGAIGDILGFHIRLAHGVVYRHFTDTFSDLDLTQKQVSVLWLVHDHPGMAQADLGRSLQMDRATVMAIVNRLQTKGLLVRGASAVDRRRQTLTLTDSGRTALAQARTAIEQHEAWLKDRFSPAEVRTLVELLTRIHGPTGV, from the coding sequence GTGAGCGACGCGGTGACATTGCCGGAGGGTCTGGGCGCGATCGGCGACATCCTCGGCTTCCATATCCGGCTGGCGCACGGGGTCGTGTACCGGCACTTCACCGACACGTTCAGCGATCTCGACCTGACCCAGAAGCAGGTGTCGGTCCTGTGGCTGGTACACGATCATCCCGGCATGGCGCAGGCCGACCTTGGCCGCTCGTTGCAGATGGACCGCGCGACGGTGATGGCGATCGTCAATCGGTTGCAGACCAAAGGGCTTCTGGTGCGCGGCGCCTCCGCGGTCGACCGTCGCCGCCAGACGCTGACGCTGACAGATTCGGGACGGACGGCGCTGGCGCAGGCGCGCACCGCGATCGAACAGCATGAAGCCTGGCTCAAGGATCGTTTCTCACCGGCCGAGGTGCGGACCCTGGTTGAGCTGTTGACGCGGATCCACGGGCCGACCGGCGTCTGA
- the purU gene encoding formyltetrahydrofolate deformylase — MGRMVLTLSCGDRPGIVAAVSHRLFADGGNVVEAQQFNDKSNDRFFMRILFDTERDAGEWRDSLQPIAGEFDFDWQIRSVDVPRKVLLMVSKFDHCLGDLLYRYRLGELPMEVVAIVGNHPREVLTTSLIGDIPYHHLPVTAATKAEQEAAVRRIAEESGTELVVLARYMQILSDEFSSWLSGRCINIHHSFLPGFKGAKPYHQAHERGVKMIGATAHYVTADLDEGPIIAQDVEQISHADTPADLVRKGRDIERRVLATAVRFHLEDRVLLNGSRTVVFR; from the coding sequence ATGGGACGAATGGTGCTGACATTGTCCTGCGGGGACCGGCCGGGAATCGTTGCCGCGGTGAGCCATCGATTGTTCGCAGACGGCGGCAATGTCGTCGAGGCGCAGCAGTTCAACGACAAGTCGAACGACCGCTTCTTCATGCGCATCCTGTTCGACACCGAGCGCGACGCGGGCGAGTGGCGCGACAGCCTCCAGCCGATCGCGGGGGAGTTTGATTTCGACTGGCAGATCCGGTCGGTCGACGTGCCGCGCAAGGTCCTGCTGATGGTCTCGAAATTCGATCACTGCTTGGGCGACCTGCTCTACCGCTACCGGCTCGGCGAGTTGCCGATGGAGGTGGTGGCTATTGTCGGCAACCACCCGCGGGAGGTGCTGACGACCTCGCTGATCGGCGACATCCCCTATCACCACCTACCGGTCACCGCCGCCACCAAGGCCGAGCAGGAAGCCGCCGTGCGCCGCATCGCCGAGGAGAGCGGGACCGAACTGGTGGTGCTGGCTCGCTACATGCAAATCCTGTCCGATGAATTCTCGTCATGGCTGTCAGGGCGCTGCATCAACATCCATCACAGCTTCCTGCCCGGCTTCAAGGGCGCCAAGCCCTATCACCAGGCGCACGAGCGTGGGGTGAAGATGATCGGGGCCACCGCACATTACGTCACCGCCGACCTCGACGAGGGCCCGATCATCGCCCAGGATGTCGAGCAGATCAGCCACGCCGACACGCCAGCCGACCTGGTCCGCAAGGGCCGCGACATCGAGCGCCGGGTGCTCGCCACCGCGGTCCGCTTCCACCTCGAAGACCGAGTCCTCCTCAACGGCTCGCGCACGGTGGTTTTCCGCTAG
- a CDS encoding CocE/NonD family hydrolase translates to MLRSVLGYSVGIVSSVAAAPAAAQNDPSVVETSRYLESFDGTRIAITILRPAQAGRVVTTPLPVIVTQDRGQEGSERVAAARRFFLGRGYVIVAQDRRGVGASFGVQKGFVNAFDAEDAKTVIEWAGAQSFSNGRVVSWGCSNQGAWQYLVAALKPRHLVAIAPSCASPQFFDHGVMTNGVPTFPAGTAPFDGNCGKAPAERFPAKPVSEDRDGTLLKEARKNRGCNAPMLGQYWRTMARDGLNPVTGTRPGLDDSSITHWQAIRDSGIPMLQIGGWYDAAVIGQMQGQRLWGGRVIMGPWVHGNGLPAGATFANATRDLIEETGRWFDHYAKGVANGAEVPGVTYYTVNAPKGQEWSRRASWPAVTEGQTSFYLSATGLSRAPARAAAPATYAEQPLSWFGGRYEPLSHWWNGDMAEDDRKMLGHQSGPLAADTRITGTPALRLWLSADTPDANLFAVLEDVAPDGRSTYVTDGRLRVASRKITLAPFPNSIQYWKPNYGSDQQPLKPGEVAEAAFEFYPISYVFKRGHRIRLSIATAIGKDYHAPPLNRGKAPTITIRRDAAHPSRLLLPIVPNR, encoded by the coding sequence ATGCTTCGGTCTGTGCTTGGGTATTCCGTCGGCATCGTTTCCTCGGTCGCGGCTGCGCCCGCCGCGGCCCAGAACGACCCTTCGGTGGTCGAAACCTCGCGCTATCTCGAAAGCTTCGACGGTACGCGCATTGCCATCACTATCCTTCGCCCGGCGCAGGCCGGCCGGGTCGTCACGACCCCACTGCCGGTGATCGTCACCCAGGATCGCGGCCAGGAGGGGTCGGAGCGGGTCGCCGCCGCCCGCCGCTTTTTCCTCGGGCGCGGGTACGTCATCGTCGCGCAGGACCGGCGCGGGGTCGGGGCCTCGTTCGGGGTCCAGAAGGGGTTCGTTAACGCCTTCGACGCCGAGGACGCCAAGACGGTGATCGAATGGGCCGGCGCGCAGTCGTTCAGCAATGGCCGGGTGGTGTCCTGGGGCTGCTCCAATCAGGGCGCCTGGCAATATCTCGTCGCGGCGCTCAAGCCCCGGCACCTGGTCGCCATCGCCCCATCCTGCGCCAGCCCGCAATTCTTTGATCATGGGGTGATGACCAACGGCGTGCCGACCTTTCCAGCCGGCACCGCGCCGTTCGACGGGAATTGCGGCAAGGCGCCGGCCGAACGCTTTCCGGCCAAGCCTGTCAGCGAGGATCGCGACGGCACCCTTCTGAAAGAAGCGCGGAAGAATCGCGGCTGCAATGCGCCGATGCTCGGCCAATATTGGCGGACCATGGCGCGCGACGGGCTGAACCCGGTCACCGGGACCCGCCCCGGCCTCGACGACAGCAGCATCACCCACTGGCAGGCGATCCGCGATTCAGGCATCCCGATGCTGCAGATCGGCGGCTGGTACGATGCCGCGGTGATCGGCCAGATGCAGGGTCAGCGGCTGTGGGGCGGCCGGGTGATCATGGGCCCGTGGGTCCACGGCAACGGCCTGCCCGCGGGCGCCACGTTCGCGAACGCGACGCGCGACCTGATCGAAGAGACCGGCCGCTGGTTCGACCATTATGCCAAGGGCGTCGCCAACGGCGCGGAAGTGCCGGGCGTGACCTATTACACTGTCAACGCGCCCAAGGGCCAGGAATGGAGCCGGCGCGCCAGCTGGCCGGCGGTGACCGAAGGGCAGACCAGCTTCTACCTGTCGGCGACCGGCCTTTCCCGCGCACCGGCAAGAGCTGCGGCACCCGCCACCTATGCCGAGCAGCCCTTGTCCTGGTTCGGCGGCCGCTACGAGCCGCTGTCGCACTGGTGGAACGGCGACATGGCGGAGGATGACCGCAAGATGCTCGGCCACCAGTCGGGTCCGCTCGCCGCCGACACGCGGATCACCGGCACCCCGGCGCTGCGCCTGTGGCTGAGCGCCGACACGCCCGACGCCAACCTGTTCGCGGTGCTCGAGGATGTCGCGCCTGACGGGCGTTCGACCTATGTCACCGATGGCCGGCTGCGCGTCGCGTCACGGAAGATCACCCTCGCGCCCTTCCCCAACTCGATCCAATATTGGAAGCCGAACTACGGCTCCGACCAGCAGCCGCTGAAGCCCGGCGAGGTGGCCGAGGCCGCATTCGAATTCTATCCGATCTCTTACGTGTTCAAGCGCGGCCACCGCATCCGGCTGAGCATCGCGACGGCGATCGGCAAGGACTATCACGCGCCGCCGCTCAACCGCGGCAAAGCCCCGACCATCACGATTCGGCGCGATGCGGCGCACCCCTCGCGGCTACTGCTGCCGATCGTTCCCAACCGCTAG